The window ATGCCACCGCTGAGGCCACGGTTAGGGTTTTGAGGCAGCTTGCTAAGTATGTGAGTCTTTTCCATTATGAAAATTTAATTTCGTCGAGTTAAACATATTGTATTGGGTAAGTCATCTGCGCGGTGTCGAGATGAGTGGTGAGTATTCAGCCTTGTTAAGGAGGAGAGCTTTAAACGCGTTGAAGTGGGCTAGAAGGGCCTTCGAGGATGGGGATTACGACACGGCTGTCCGTGAGGCGGAGTACGCCGTTCAGCTATACGTTAAGTCCGTCATACACCGTGTGTTAGGTGAGGAGGTTAGAGGCCATAGCCTCCGGGAACTCTTAGGGATACTAGTATCGGCTCTGATAGAAGGGGGTCTCGAAGAAGAGGCAAGGGAGGTTGCAGACTATATTAGAAGACACAGACGGGAGCTGGCTGAGTTAACCGAAGCCCATACGCGCGCCGTATATGGGCTTATAGAGTATGGCAGACGGGAGGCGGAAATATTGCTTAAATCAGCCGAAAGCGTCATCGCGGCTGTTAAGGATTTGGAGGCGAAAGTGTTTGGAGAGAAAGTATAAAAGCAGGCTTCTACTCCTGCGCGAGTGGAGAAGCGTAGTACGTAGCATCTTACAGGCTGTAGAAGGGCTTTATCCTGAAGCCGATGTCTATCTCGTAGGTGGTGTGGCAGAAAACAGAACTACCGTGAACAGCGACGTCGACATAGCTATAGTGTTTAAATCGAGTCTGAGTAAAAACAGCCGGATCAGCATCTTAACACGTATATGGGAATCTATAGAGGACGCAGTACCCATGTACTATCCGCTAGAAATACATATACTCGACGTTAACGAGTTCGCAAAGTTAAAGGGAAGAAAGGTAAAAATCTCGAAGACCGCTTCGAGGCTTCTATAAAATGGTTCTTCTCGAAGAGAAGGGTGCTATCCATGACGTTACTTCTCCATAAAATCTCGAAAAACCTCGTGAATCGATTTAAGAGTTTCATCCTCACCGCTTAGCTGTTCGGCTTTTCAACCCATCAAGTTTTGGTAGACTTTCAAACCTTGAGATTTTAACCAAGTATAGGTTTCCATACCCAGATACGTCGCTCGTATATAGGATCTGGTTTCCGTCTGGGCTGAACCTTGGATGCGGGTGTACCTGCTGGATGTGTAAGCTACTACGGTGTTCGCAGAGTATGGTCCC is drawn from Candidatus Bathyarchaeota archaeon and contains these coding sequences:
- a CDS encoding nucleotidyltransferase domain-containing protein — protein: MERKYKSRLLLLREWRSVVRSILQAVEGLYPEADVYLVGGVAENRTTVNSDVDIAIVFKSSLSKNSRISILTRIWESIEDAVPMYYPLEIHILDVNEFAKLKGRKVKISKTASRLL
- a CDS encoding PD40 domain-containing protein — its product is MLCEHRSSLHIQQVHPHPRFSPDGNQILYTSDVSGYGNLYLVKISRFESLPKLDGLKSRTAKR
- a CDS encoding HEPN domain-containing protein yields the protein MSGEYSALLRRRALNALKWARRAFEDGDYDTAVREAEYAVQLYVKSVIHRVLGEEVRGHSLRELLGILVSALIEGGLEEEAREVADYIRRHRRELAELTEAHTRAVYGLIEYGRREAEILLKSAESVIAAVKDLEAKVFGEKV